Proteins co-encoded in one Sebastes fasciatus isolate fSebFas1 chromosome 11, fSebFas1.pri, whole genome shotgun sequence genomic window:
- the LOC141777676 gene encoding acyl-coenzyme A thioesterase 5-like, translated as MSSQVRLRLLPRARCMFDDPVQVKVAGLRSRQVITMRARSTDEKGVVFSSSATYKADGSGEIDLQRDPSLGGSYTGIEPMGLLWSMKADSLHRRLQKTSSLTPHVVKFSVHEEEEEGRMLAEATNERFLIGNGVSRLPVKEGNIRGVLFTPPGGGPFPAVLDLYTFGGDLSEKRASLLASHGFVVLTVALYGHDDLLKYINVINLDYFEEAIKFLKKQDKVGSKGVGVISISKSGDLALSIASYLPDVDATVWINGCSANTFIPLHYKKSQILPALMFDIKKMIHTNSGAFIIKDGMHDPLAEENKATLVPIEQAKGRFLFVSSEDDLNWDSKAYVDMMEERLKRHGKDNFESVCYPGAGHYLEPPYGPYCPSSSHGAVNVPVAWGGVPKSHAAAEVVMWKRIQEFFRTQLSCDATHNKAKL; from the exons ATGTCCTCCCAAGTCAGACTGAGGCTGCTGCCGAGAGCCAGATGCATGTTTGATGACCCCGTTCAGGTGAAGGTGGCCGGGCTGAGGTCGAGACAGGTGATCACCATGAGAGCCAGATCGACTGATGAGAAGGGAGTGGTGTTCAGCTCCTCGGCCACCTACAAGGCTGATGGGAGCGGGGAGATCGATCTGCAGAGAGACCCCTCTCTCGGTGGGAGTTACACCGGGATTGAACCCATGGGTCTGCTGTGGTCCATGAAGGCGGACTCCTTGCACAGaaggttgcaaaaaacaagttCACTAACCCCGCACGTTGTGAAGTTCTCTgtgcatgaggaggaggaggagggcaggaTGCTGGCAGAGGCGACCAATGAGAGGTTTCTGATAGGAAACGGGGTCAGCCGGCTCCCCGTCAAAGAGGGGAATATTCGCGGAGTCCTGTTTACTCCCCCAG GAGGAGGTCCGTTCCCTGCTGTGTTGGATCTGTACACTTTTGGTGGTGATTTGTCAGAGAAAAGGGCCTCTCTGCTAGCCAGCCATGGATTTGTGGTTCTGACCGTCGCGCTGTACGGTCATGATGACTTGCTGAAGTACATCAATGTGATCAATCTGGATTATTTTGAGGAAGcaataaagtttttaaaaaaacaagacaag GTGGGCAGTAAAGGTGTTGGCGTAATAAGCATTTCAAAAAGTGGAGATCTTGCGCTCTCAATAGCCTCTTACCTGCCAGATGTTGATGCCACAGTGTGGATTAATGGCTGCTCTGCCAACACATTTATACCCCTCCACTATAAGAAGAGCCAAATCCTCCCTGCTTTAATGTTTGACATCAAGAAGATGATTCACACTAATTCAGGGGCCTTCATTATCAAGGATGGAATGCATGATCCACTGGCAGAGGAGAACAAGGCCACCCTGGTCCCCATTGAACAGGCCAAGGGACGTTTCCTCTTTGTGTCATCAGAGGACGACCTCAACTGGGACAGCAAAGCTTACGTGGACATGATGGAGGAGAGACTGAAGCGTCATGGGAAGGACAActttgagagtgtgtgttacCCCGGAGCGGGACATTACTTAGAGCCGCCTTACGGACCCTACTGCCCCTCCAGTTCTCATGGGGCTGTAAACGTGCCTGTCGCGTGGGGGGGTGTGCCCAAGTCCCACGCGGCAGCTGAAGTCGTCATGTGGAAGAGGATCCAGGAGTTCTTCAGAACTCAACTGAGCTGTGATGCTACACACAATAAAGCCAAATTATAG
- the LOC141777677 gene encoding cytochrome c oxidase assembly factor 1 homolog → MRVSTSQLQQLAIFTTLLTGGGIGTMYYLLQKKFAASDYHRLALQKLEACPVAMESLGAPPLKVYNIHLTDRKNRIDQSTAQIKIPVTGSETGGYLYTSSIRDPDTNRWSLKLAVLQLREGRTIDLLNPPSPPGAPTQATEYTEGLDTGLWH, encoded by the exons ATGAGGGTTTCCACCAGTCAACTGCAGCAGCTCGCCATCTTCACCACCCTGCTGACCGGGGGTGGGATCGGCACCATGTACTATCTGCTGCAGA AGAAATTTGCTGCGTCAGACTACCACAGACTGGCTCTGCAGAAGTTGGAAGCATGTCCAGTTGCCATGGAAAGCCTGGGGGCTCCGCCTTTAAAAGTCTACAACATCCatctgacagacagaaagaaccGCATCGATCAGTCTACAGCACAG ataaagatcCCTGTGACTGGGTCAGAAACTGGAGGTTATCTGTATACTTCTTCAATCAGAGACCCTGATACCAACAG GTGGAGTCTGAAACTGGCAGTGCTGCAGCTCAGGGAAGGACGGACCATCGACCTGCTGAATCCTCCGTCACCACCCGGAGCACCAACCCAGGCAACAGAGTACACAGAGGGGCTGGACACAGGCCTCTGGCACTGA
- the LOC141777678 gene encoding acyl-coenzyme A thioesterase 5-like, giving the protein MPSQVRLRLLPRARCMFDDPVQVKVTGLRSRQVITMRARSTDEKGVVFSSSATYKADGSGEIDLQRDPSLGGSYTGIEPMGLLWSMKADSLHRRLQKTSSLTPHVVKFSVHEEEEEGRMLAEATNERFLIGNGVSRLPVKEGNIRGVLFTPPGGGPFPAVLDLYTFGGGLSEKRASLLASHGFVVLTVALYGHDDMPKVVNLDYFEEAIKFLKKQDKVGSKGVGVISISKSGDLALSIASYLPDVDATVWINGCSANTLLPLHYKKSQILPALMFDIKKMSHTNSGVAIVKDGMHDPLAEENKATLVPIEQAKGRFLFVSSEDDLNWDSKAYVDMMEERLKRHGKDNFESVCYPGAGHYLEPPYGPYCPSSFHGVVNMPVAWGGVPKSHAAAEVVMWKRIQEFFRTQLSCDATHNKAKL; this is encoded by the exons ATGCCCTCCCAAGTCAGACTGAGGCTGCTGCCGAGAGCCAGATGCATGTTTGATGACCCCGTTCAGGTGAAGGTGACCGGGCTGAGGTCGAGACAGGTGATCACCATGAGAGCCAGATCGACTGATGAGAAGGGAGTGGTGTTCAGCTCCTCGGCCACCTACAAGGCTGATGGGAGCGGGGAGATCGATCTGCAGAGAGACCCCTCTCTCGGTGGGAGTTACACCGGGATTGAACCCATGGGTCTGCTGTGGTCCATGAAGGCGGACTCCTTGCACAGaaggttgcaaaaaacaagttCACTAACCCCGCACGTTGTGAAGTTCTCTgtgcatgaggaggaggaggagggcaggaTGCTGGCAGAGGCGACCAATGAGAGGTTTCTGATAGGAAACGGGGTCAGCCGGCTCCCCGTCAAAGAGGGGAATATTCGCGGAGTCCTGTTTACTCCCCCAG GAGGAGGTCCGTTCCCTGCTGTGTTGGATCTGTACACTTTTGGTGGTGGTTTGTCAGAGAAAAGGGCCTCTCTGCTAGCCAGCCATGGATTTGTGGTTCTGACCGTCGCGCTGTACGGTCATGATGACATGCCGAAAGTGGTCAATCTGGATTATTTTGAGGAAGcaataaagtttttaaaaaaacaagacaag GTGGGCAGTAAAGGTGTTGGCGTAATAAGCATTTCAAAAAGTGGAGATCTTGCGCTCTCAATAGCCTCTTACCTGCCAGATGTTGATGCCACAGTGTGGATTAATGGCTGCTCTGCCAACACACTTCTACCCCTCCACTATAAGAAGAGCCAAATCCTCCCTGCTTTAATGTTTGACATCAAGAAGATGAGTCACACTAATTCAGGGGTCGCCATTGTCAAGGATGGAATGCATGATCCACTGGCAGAGGAGAACAAGGCCACCCTGGTCCCCATTGAACAGGCCAAGGGACGTTTCCTCTTTGTGTCATCAGAGGACGACCTCAACTGGGACAGCAAAGCTTACGTGGACATGATGGAGGAGAGACTGAAGCGTCATGGGAAGGACAActttgagagtgtgtgttacCCCGGAGCGGGACATTACTTAGAGCCGCCTTACGGACCCTACTGCCCCTCCAGTTTTCATGGGGTTGTAAACATGCCTGTCGCGTGGGGGGGTGTGCCCAAGTCCCACGCGGCAGCTGAAGTCGTCATGTGGAAGAGGATCCAGGAGTTCTTCAGAACTCAACTGAGCTGTGATGCTACACACAATAAAGCCAAATTATAG